A stretch of Lathyrus oleraceus cultivar Zhongwan6 chromosome 6, CAAS_Psat_ZW6_1.0, whole genome shotgun sequence DNA encodes these proteins:
- the LOC127091983 gene encoding UDP-rhamnose/UDP-galactose transporter 2, giving the protein MESEKKSSSISNFGAWGMNVVSSVGIIMANKHLMSNNGYAFTFATTLTGFHFAVTALVGLVSNASGYSAPKHVPLWELLWFSAIANISITGMNLSLMLNSVGFYQISKLSMIPVVCIMEWILHGKHYSREVKTAVMVVVIGVGVCTVTDVKVNLKGFVCACLAVVSSSLQQISIGSLQKKYSIGSFELLSKTAPIQALSLIILGPFVDYYLSGKLITNFKLSSGAIIFILLSCTLAVFCNISQYLCIGRFSAVSFQVLGHMKTVCVLTLGWLLFDSELTFKNIMGMILAVVGMVIYSWAVELEKSSSAKSLPHAKNSLTEEEIRLLREGIENSTLKDVELGEAKV; this is encoded by the exons atggagagCGAAAAGAAATCCTCTTCCATTTCAAACTTTGGAGCATGGGGTATGAACGTTGTGAGCTCCGTTGGAATTATCATGGCTAATAAACACCTCATGTCCAATAATGGCTACGCTTTCACCTTCG CCACTACATTGACCGGCTTCCACTTCGCCGTTACTGCTCTCGTCGGTCTTGTCTCCAACGCTTCCGGTTATTCTGCTCCCAAACACGTCCCTCTTTGGGAGCTTCTTTGGTTCTCAGCTATTGCCAATATCTCTATCACAGGGATGAACCTCAGCCTCATGCTCAATTCTGTTGGTTTCTACCAA ATATCAAAACTAAGCATGATTCCCGTCGTTTGTATTATGGAATGGATCCTTCACGGCAAACACTACTCCAGGGAAGTCAAAACGGCTGTCATGGTTGTCGTTATTGGTGTCGGCGTTTGCACTGTAACGGATGTCAAAGTTAACCTCAAAGGTTTCGTATGTGCCTGTCTAGCCGTTGTATCATCATCTTTACAGCAAATT TCAATTGGATCTCTACAAAAGAAGTATTCAATTGGATCTTTTGAATTGCTAAGTAAGACTGCTCCTATTCAAGCCCTCTCTCTAATAATTCTTGGTCCATTTGTTGATTACTATCTCAGTGGGAAGTTGATAACCAACTTTAAGTTGTCTTCCGGTGCCATT ATATTCATTCTTCTTTCATGCACCCTAGCTGTGTTTTGCAATATAAGCCAGTACCTCTGCATTGGACGTTTCTCAGCAGTTTCCTTCCAGGTTTTAGGCCACATGAAAACAGTATGTGTTCTGACTTTGGGGTGGCTACTATTCGATTCAGAGCTAACTTTCAAGAACATCATGGGAATGATTCTTGCAGTTGTTGGGATGGTAATTTATAGTTGGGCTGTCGAGCTTGAAAAGTCGTCCAGTGCAAAGAGTCTTCCTCATGCAAAAAACAGCCTAACAGAAGAAGAAATTAGACTATTGAGAGAAGGGATAGAAAACAGTACGTTGAAAGATGTTGAACTTGGTGAGGCTAAAGTTTAG